Proteins from one Daphnia pulicaria isolate SC F1-1A chromosome 3, SC_F0-13Bv2, whole genome shotgun sequence genomic window:
- the LOC124328411 gene encoding uncharacterized protein LOC124328411 — MSFFNFSVKLFYRAKKSILLAVFISIFGFIFFTIIPSWSANMGQGYEQLTNKSRKMIQSYRKALIGNLMPKNNSTYNQRNTECDSSIDWDMLLDDITVTGAQLVQYFMWTNHSSCHLSHDFGGEMGFNPSGLAGQKAVCIDPKIAPKPGKCIVYSFGIDNEWSFDEKMSRYGCEVFAFDPSMGMDHHDHIPGNVHFYNWGLGDRDEIDHHNNWTYRSLSSIYDELSHRHGRKIIDYLKIDIEYSEWLALPEVIESGMLSYVRQLGMEIHLDIYASLKVHVYWAKLLRTIEKMGMVRFDSEYNPWSVGNFTKFPLAGSLGYEIAWYNSNLSHVIMP; from the coding sequence ATGTCGTTTTTTAACTTCTCTGTAAAGCTCTTTTACAGAGCAAAGAAAAGTATTCTGCTTGctgtatttatttcaatattcGGGTTCATCTTTTTCACTATTATTCCTTCATGGTCAGCCAACATGGGACAAGGTTACGAACAACTCACTAACAAATCGAGGAAAATGATTCAATCATATAGAAAAGCCTTAATTGGCAATTTAATgcctaaaaataattccactTATAATCAACGGAATACGGAATGTGATTCATCTATTGATTGGGATATGCTCTTAGATGACATTACAGTAACAGGTGCTCAACTCGTTCAATACTTCATGTGGACTAATCACTCATCGTGTCACTTATCACATGATTTTGGTGGTGAGATGGGGTTTAATCCATCGGGATTGGCAGGACAAAAAGCCGTCTGTATCGATCCCAAAATAGCACCTAAACCTGGAAAATGTATTGTTTACTCATTTGGCATAGATAACGAATGGTCTTTCGATGAAAAAATGTCACGTTATGGCTGTGAGGTATTTGCCTTCGATCCGTCCATGGGAATGGATCATCACGACCACATTCCTGGTAACGTCCACTTCTATAATTGGGGATTGGGTGACAGGGACGAAATTGATCATCATAATAATTGGACGTACCGTAGTCTTTCTTCAATCTACGATGAACTGTCCCACCGCCACGGCAGAAAGATTATCGACTACTTAAAAATTGACATCGAGTATTCTGAATGGCTTGCTTTGCCGGAGGTTATTGAGTCTGGAATGTTGTCTTATGTCCGTCAATTGGGCATGGAAATACACTTAGACATATATGCTTCACTCAAAGTGCATGTTTATTGGGCCAAACTTTTGAGAACGATTGAAAAAATGGGCATGGTACGTTTTGATTCTGAATACAATCCATGGTCTGTGGGAAATTTTACCAAATTTCCATTGGCAGGTTCTTTGGGATACGAGATAGCGTGGTATAACAGCAATCTTTCACATGTAATTATGccttga
- the LOC124328391 gene encoding alpha-(1,3)-fucosyltransferase C-like: MAQHHHANVTPKNTIFGCFSVVAVLYLFFYYYITLSDEQLENKSNGRFLKLYLPDSDNLKNSNENYLQKLVIIDNLSKRDSIEAQVGDISSESSKIKIILMWDNVERWWNGGPAMPAGISTPFTNAQCPVTSCLFTGDVSLINQSDVVVFYIQTMNNFPINRQKHQRFVFAQLETPISHPLPDIFDDQRVRYGYFNWTMTYRWDSDIVHRGEYGYITMKSFNNHYNGIGIRARSLDDWSHQKNTFLNSIPDLVKLPISSQLKNAIKKKTKLVAWFVSHCSTPIRREEYVRQLSQFITIDIFGGCNNRNCPGISTQFRCNEMLRTDYKFYLALENSWCKDYVTEKFYRPLMYDTVPIVMGGANYSRFAPKHSYINVRDFGSPKELADYILLLDRNDYLYTRYFEWKKYYEVISYDNYGLCDLCRMAHDDTLPPKTYNDIKKWWVDNGGCQNDSKNLFFLK; this comes from the exons ATGGCCCAACATCATCATGCTAATGTAACACCAAAGAACACAATTTTCGGATGTTtctctgttgttgctgttctttacttatttttttattactatatTACGCTTAGTGATGAACAActagaaaataaatcaaatggcAGGTTTCTTAAATTGTATTTGCCTGATTCGGATAACTTAAAG aattcaaatgaaaattacTTGCAAAAATTGGTAATAATAGACAACTTGTCCAAAAGAGATTCTATAGAAGCACAAGTTGGAGATATATCAagtgaaagttcaaaaataaaaataattcttatgTGGGATAATGTAGAACGTTGGTGGAATGGTGGACCTGCTATGCCAGCAGGTATTAGTACTCCATTCACAAACGCCCAGTGTCCTGTAACGTCTTGCCTGTTCACAGGAGATGTGTCATTGATAAATCAAAGCGATGTGGTAGTATTTTATATTCAAACAATGAATAATTTTCCAATCAACCGCCAAAAGCATCAACGTTTTGTCTTTGCTCAGCTTGAGACCCCTATTTCACACCCATTGCCAGATATATTTGATGACCAACGTGTGCGTTATGGTTATTTTAATTGGACAATGACTTACCGATGGGATTCTGACATAGTTCACCGTGGAGAGTACGGCTACATTACGATGAAATCATTTAACAATCATTACAACGGCATTGGAATTAGAGCACGATCTCTCGACGATTGGTCTCATCAGaagaatacatttttaaattcaataccAGATCTGGTAAAACTTCCAATAAGTTCTCAATTAAAAAAcgccataaaaaagaaaacaaaattagtgGCTTGGTTTGTGAGTCATTGTTCAACACCAATCCGCCGCGAAGAATACGTTCGGCAACTAAGTCAATTTATAACTATCGATATTTTTGGTGGCTGCAACAATCGTAATTGCCCTGGAATTTCTACGCAATTCCGTTGCAACGAAATGCTCCGGACTGACTACAAATTTTACTTGGCATTAGAAAACTCCTGGTGTAAAGATTACGTGACAGAAAAGTTTTATAGGCCATTAATGTACGACACCGTGCCAATTGTAATGGGGGGCGCTAATTACAGCCGATTTGCGCCAAAACATTCCTATATTAATGTGCGGGATTTTGGGTCACCCAAAGAGCTTGCTGATTACATATTACTGTTGGATAGGAATGACTATCTTTATACTAGATACTTTGAATGGAAAAAATACTATGAAGTTATCTCTTATGATAATTACGGTTTGTGTGACTTATGTCGTATGGCTCACGATGATACTTTACCACCCAAAACCTATAAtgacataaaaaaatggtgggtAGACAATGGGGGCTGTCAAAatgattcaaaaaatttattttttctaaaatag